A stretch of Triticum aestivum cultivar Chinese Spring chromosome 1D, IWGSC CS RefSeq v2.1, whole genome shotgun sequence DNA encodes these proteins:
- the LOC123168070 gene encoding probable aquaporin TIP3-1, producing the protein MSTAARTTGRRGFTMGRSEDATHPDTIRAAISEFLATAIFVFAAEGSILSLGKLYHDMSTAGGLVAVALAHALALAVAVSVAVNISGGHVNPAITFGALLGGRITLVRALFYWIAQLLGAIVASLLLRLTTGGMRPPGFSLASGVGDWHAVLLEAVMTFGLMYAYYATLIDPKRGHVGTIGPLAVGFLLGANILAGGPFDGAAMNPARVFGPALVGWRWRHHWVYWLGPFLGSGLAGLLYEYVVMPSTETAAHAHQPLAPEDY; encoded by the exons ATGAGCACGGCGGCgcggacgacggggcggcgggggttTACCATGGGGCGCAGCGAGGACGCGACGCACCCGGACACCATCCGCGCCGCCATCTCCGAGTTCCTCGCCACGGCCATCTTCGTCTTCGCCGCCGAGGGCTCCATCCTCTCCCTCG GGAAGCTCTACCATGACATGAGCACGGCGGGCGGGCTGGTGGCCGTGGCGCTGGCACACGCGCTGGCGCTGGCCGTGGCGGTGTCCGTGGCCGTGAACATCTCCGGGGGCCACGTCAACCCGGCCATCACCTTCGGCGCGCTGCTCGGCGGCCGCATCACCCTCGTGCGCGCCCTCTTCTACTGGATCGCGCAGCTCCTCGGCGCCATcgtcgcctccctcctcctccgcctcaccaCCGGAGGCATG CGGCCGCCCGGTTTCTCCCTGGCGTCGGGGGTGGGGGACTGGCACGCGGTGCTGCTGGAGGCGGTGATGACGTTCGGCCTCATGTACGCCTACTACGCGACGCTGATCGACCCCAAGAGGGGCCACGTGGGCACCATCGGGCCGCTCGCCGTGGGGTTCCTGCTCGGGGCTAACATACTCGCCGGCGGGCCGTTCGATGGCGCCGCGATGAACCCGGCGCGGGTCTTCGGGCCGGCGCTCGTCGGGTGGCGGTGGAGGCACCACTGGGTCTACTGGCTCGGGCCCTTCCTCGGCTCCGGCCTCGCTGGGCTCCTCTACGAGTACGTCGTCATGCCGTCTACCGAGACCGCCGCCCACGCCCACCAGCCGCTCGCGCCGGAGGACTactag